The genomic interval AAAAGTCGTGATCGCCGAAGGATCCCCGtgcgtaagtaataaataaaattaggacCGGAATGGAAGGGAGCAGACACTTGCTAATAGGGTTTTCCGCTGCAACCTTTAAAAGGGCTTATTGACGTCTTTATCCTTTTTATTGTGATCCAAATCTAGTACATTTGGGTGGGCTTCGGTGAGTTGTTCGTTTGATGTCCAACGGTGGGTGAGAGGACATAAATACAGAGTAGAACTGTAGCTGAGGAgctacgtagaagaacgagggtcaccacATAGCCAAGTgagttagctcgttgaagtggcaatgggcaggccatagaGACGTAAAGTagagttttttttctcgtcttttaaaatcataatgTGGTTGTAAAGACGATTTTTTCGATACAGTGATTAATAATCCTCGTACCTTTAACAATCCCTAATTCAAATTGTCAGAAAaactataatcatcatcattctcTCCTGCGTTCTCTCATCCccgctgggcacaagcctcttctcaaaaaatgtatcaaaaacATGTTGTTTTAACCGAATGAGTATAAGAGAATTACATATCAAAGTGAGGTTATTATCTCCTAGTTACATGACATGATACTATGAGAGCAATGTCGACAGGCACAGGACGTACGAGTATTTACGTGCAATGCATATCAGCTAGTGTCAGTAGCCCACAATATCTAAGTTTATCTTACTGGCAACATCTATTTGTAACATGCTTTGTGTGTTCCGTGCATTATGTATTATCAGTATTATCTTCAAGGTAGACTTTACggcatttttttatagttttagttttatcttTGAAATTACTCGTGAATCAGGAGTTGTCTTAAGctaatttacatttaaaccCACATTTTTATGTCACACTCGCGAGGGGCGAGGTGCACAATACATAATAGAGCACACCGAGTTTGCTTGTCTTTCGAGGTGGTTTCGTTATCCAGCAAAAAGTGTCATTTTCGTGTAGTTCATCTATTCGCGATAGAtggcaccaaaaaaaaacataaataatattgaattaaaatatctaGTACCTCAAATTAATTTCTGGAAGATAAAATCGTTATCTAGAAACCAAATACCTAGTCCTAGATTTATGACGAATCattatagatatttatgaaGTTATATTGAAATATgttcttttaatttttctagGACAGGATTCtataataaggggctgtttcaccacccgttgattaattttatttgacggataaatgtgatgccgtctccgtctattcgaacaaaacaaacaaagacgccatCACATttttccgtcaaataaatttattcaatggttggtgaaacagggggtaagtctGGAATTTGAGTAAGTTTGAGTAAGTTGAATGAACGTTGAGATAAGTATCTGTAGGTAAAAACTTAAACAAGGCTCTCTTAGACGTTCcacaatagtatattttttatcgagggactaatataagccaatatatactcGAGGCGGTTagcgagggtttatattgacttacagccttattcataaaaagttagagcctccttgaaggctcttgaaggcccgatgctaaaaaacatgattcataaacgtctgttagcgctaatcagtcgatcaaggctctgctaaagttagcggaccgtagaccctcctttatctccctgctaagtcacaaaatggccgccacaagtttgaacagctgactttgacaagagcaaaaccataccgaagatattgtagtgaagggtgaagttacgcaaagattaaaaaaaaaccaggaaaaaatattttcaggaatttgtatttaaaaatcctctaaattagcagcaataaattaacaataagtatgaaaaaaaaataggatgattaacacaattattgctttttgcacaacataaacatgcggatcggaaatggcgggaaaacaaacttctcgcttttattttttttcctgctaatttgctgtcactgctgtcaacttttttttttttaattatcgattaggccattttttgtctttgatttgtcaaggtggccaacataacgagtctaatcagtctatcagcggctcaacaactagcagactgctagcaagcgtttatgaatcatacttcttgacaaccgtctaacaagcttaatcagtctgctaagtaacagacacgatcaaacctcaattaaggattttttatgaataaggctgttagtctcGAGGGGAAGACTCTATTTTTCAcatcgattgcgagaaaaaaatattcacttaagTACAATCACAATCAGATCAGAAATCAGattaaatcaaaaaaattaaaataaatctttgtaGATTTCGACGGCAAAAGATTAGGTatcaattatgtattttgttctTTACTTggcatcataattttcactatcacttgacgacattgtagagaatttttaattgtttacgatttacgctctacaacaatttcaaagttttcgcggtaagtatttttttccaagcAGACAGATATACAAAATCGCATCGGGGAAATAGTCCATACACAAAGTGGAAAAAAATAGAATGCCTTCTATGCGgtaaaagcatagaactaagaccacgtagactaagaacgtaacattttcgtcatgaaaatggtctaaacacaatctttttttgcgagtactggctgtttgagtttatctaattcactcgaagtaaattaaaaaattatttacttttactccctagggactaaagtactcattTTACTCCCGcatcgtaaggctatattgacctacttttagagcatgagaagtgaaaaaaaaactattaaaattcaATTCTGCATACtagataggtacttacaaaaaagTTCTCTCacaagttttttacctatactttTACAAAAACATCATCTATCAAAATAAACTATGTTCCCTTAAGACCAAACATGTCTAGAACGCTAAgaagtaatacaatacaataccccAATCAATTCCATAATAAAAACACTGATGCAAAATGAATTGGCATCGGAGGCTAAAGTGCGTAACGTAACAGAGTCTTTCAGTAATTTCCATGGGATAACTCGTTAGAGCTCGTAACACTGAGGAGGGAAAATGAACACTGACTAGTGTATTAACATCAAGAAAATATGGAGTGTATTGGATGTGGTTgttctattttttatattttgtttactaAGCGGGCTTAGAAAGCTTGAAATAACTGTTTCTAGTGAAGCGGCAGTAACTCCCTACCATGGCCATGTTTCGTCTGTTCTCAATTTTATTATGGGTTGATTATGTGGGGGAAGTCTGTAGATGTCGATAAATTCAAGTTGCCAAAAAAAGTGTGTACGCGCGTTTGCTAATGCTTGGCTTACGAACAGTTGTAAaccaatttttcaaaaatacaagatatgtataataataataataataaacatctttATTGCCACAAACTTAACCTTGACATTACAAAGAATAGAATAGACTGAGAATTAATTAGGAAATTATAACAATGGACACAGTAAGGGAAATGGGTCCCAATCTCAGCATAGCCGGCTTAGttacccagcgctggttttcagactgGTCCCTTCGAAGTGGGCGGTCGCAGTTAttatcacaaataaaaaaagaaagaaaacgacTTAACTGTAACCAAGCTACATTTACGAACGCAACGAGGTGTTCATTGTATGGGCCTAGTGgcccgaaataaattaatttattatttttattattaggcTGGcagtaaatatgaaaaaaacaaaaagcattGCTTGGTAcgcgtattaaataaatataaatttcatagCCAGGCAGAAATTTTATAAGTGAGCTAAccaatgtgtgtgtgtatgcatgcgtgtatgtatgttttttattttgacattcataagtgtttgttatagcctaaattgaacagtgatattttgactttgactttgagatgTGTGCGTGTGAGACAGTGTTGATCTATACTACTAAATTAATTGTAATGCAGTTTTCCCCATATGTACTTACATACGAAACATCTGCTTATTCGTTAAGAGTCAAAGGCAATATTTCAGAGAACGTTCTAGTGCACATAATAGTAGTCAGAGTTATTAGTAGAGTTGTAGTGCTGTGAAAAAGTGCGGACGATCAGTGTAGTGGTGTAACCTTGGGTTCTGACAGGTCCCTGGGGGTGATTGTGGCGTTTTGCGCCCCAATTCTGCGCACGTCAGTAATCCTGCAGACTGTCAGCCGCTAGCCGGTAGCCACTTCGGTCATTTGTGAAGCTGGTTGGTGCGGCACATCACCGGAAGCACCTCAGCGCCCTCTAATCGCCGAGCTAACTCGCGGATTTTCCGCTGAGGAAATCCGGCGGAATTGGGAGGAAACACAAACTGCGGGTAGCCACACTTAGCCACTAGCCACACCTAGCCAGTGACCGCCACGTGCCGATTTTCACCTAATTACGCGCTAATATCGCCGTGAGTGTTCGGTCTTCCGCGGAAAGTGTGCCAATAGCTGTGAAAGTGAAGGTGACTGTTGAAAATAACACGAAACTGGACTTCTCGACGACGCAAGGCAAAAAATTAGTGGCCGCTAGCCGCGTCTCGCCACGGTCGTCATTGTGTGCTGTGCCTCGCCGAGGGTCCCAGCCGAATTTTAACGCAGCTGATAGCACCTCGACGTCCGCCGCAGCTTCTCGCCGCTACAGGCCTTGAGACACCGCCACCACGGGACATCATCGACAACACACCAGTGACAGAGTGACCACAAGGAACGCAAGTGACCACTGGGACGCCACCAGGACCCTGACAAACGCAAGTCACAGAACATTTATTGATAAGTAGACATTTTTGTGGTTTTGATATTCTAGATTAATGTAGAAGTTAAATCTACATAATAAAACGTGTCTTgcgattattttattattatattatacaattttagTTTTGTGTACTAACTAGAAATAAGACCTACACTGTTTAGTGTAAATAAGCAAAGAATAGGTCGGAGATTGACTCGACCTTTAATGACAGAGTTCGTGACTCTATGCTTTTTCATAAACATCTTTTTAGTTGCTTTTCTACTTACTATTaattgtcttattttattttattttatgctgcAATATATACAACTTTTACAAGCTTACTTTAGGATAATTAGTACATAAGACTGGGAAATCGACCCAACATAGGCATCCAACATGTTACATACACCACCAATAAGGCGAGGGAAAAAAGCGGGTGATACAGCAGACGAGCCGAAGGCAGGACCTTCCGAAGCGACACGCCCACCAAATGTTAGAAAGTCTATTGAAAACATTGAGAGGGCGACAAATATGAGGACGTCCCCAACTGCACCCGCGCACCGCTCCCTCCCAGAAAAACCTCCATCGCCAAAAACCCCCACAAAGACTCAGCACCAGATCATAGGGACAGCCACAATAACAAAGGCACGAAGGAACCCGCTAACGCCAACCCCTATAAGAACTTCGAACGAAGATTCAACACTATACCCAAATAGGGCGGCGGAGGCAAAGTCTATTTATAGAAAGGGCCTGGAGAATCTTGCCAGATTCCAGAACCTGAGGAAAGATGTAAGGCTTGAGATTAAAAAGGCGTTAGACAGGTTATACGAACTAACAAAAACAGAGCCTGCGCCGGTTGTGAGGAATTTGGAGATGGAGCTGGCAAGGGAGAGCGGGAAAAGAAAGGTGGATAGCACGACGCAAACGGATGCGACACAAAACAAAGCCGATCCCAACAGAACGAGCGCCGTTTCGCCTCAACCACCGAACTCTAACCCGGAACACCTTATCACAGCCATCGAGAAACATGCCCAACTCCTGCTCgagaacacaaataaaataaaggagTTTCAAACGCAACTGGAGAAGCAAAGGGAGGTGACGGAACGTGCGCCCACGGCAACGTACGCGGATGTGGCAGCGACACAAAAACAGAGCAGAAGCACACTGCACTCTGTCATTGTCACATCCGCTGATGAAACCGAGACAGGAGAAGAGGTCCTGAACAAAGTGCGACATGCCGTGGATGCAAAAGAGGGCTGGGTAAGGGTGGAAAAAGTAAGAAAAGCTAAAGACCGGAAGGTGGTCATGGGTTTCGGCACAACGGAGGAACGAGATAAGGTCAGAAAAAGACTAGAGACCAAAGACCTCATCGTCGAAGACGTGAAAAACAAGGATCCCCTCTTGGTTCTCAGGAGCGTGCTGGCCCTCAATACAGATGACGATATAGCAAAGGCTCTGAGGAACCAGAATAAGGATGTCTTTCGCGGCCTTGACGAGGAGGACGGCAGAATGGCCATAAAGTACAGGCGTCGAACCAGAAACCCACACACAAACCACGTGGTTATGAGTGTGTCGCCGACCATCTGGCGTCGGGTACTGGAGACGGGGTCTGTGCATATCGACCTTCAGCGCATCCGAGTTGAAGACCAGACCCCACTGATGCAGTGTACTCGCTGTTTAGGATATGGACACGGCAAGAAGTTCTGCAACGAGTCAGTTGACCTATGCAGCCATTGCGGTGGTCCACACCTGAGGGGCGAGTGCACTGAATTCCTCGCTAATGTGCCCCCGAACTGCAAGAACTGCACCAGGAACGGGTTGGAACACGCCGAGCACAACGCATTTAGCCACGACTGCCCAATTAGGCAGAAATGGGACTCAATAGCACGGTCCACGGTGGCCTACTGCTAAAGGCAGCCGCGAGAATAATAAGAGGTACCGAAAAGCCCTGGTGAATTTCTGGAAGTCCAAAGTGGTGACAGACAAATTGATACGCTGGTATTGGTGGGAACTGAAGggaacaaaaaattggaaaaagtTTATAGCGTATTATAGGAAAATAGTAAATAGGTTGATAAAGATATAAAATAGGTATAAAAGTATGTTAAAATGATATAATGATTATATTACTATTTAGCATacaaaatattagtaaaaattGTGAAATAGATGATAGTTCTTGTAAACCGTTGTAAATTAGATAAAAAGAGGTGAAGCATTGGATTAGCTATAACATTGAGCAAACactatgtaatttgtaactCATGTTATGTGTAGATCAGATGTGACTCATGttaaagtacaaataaaaattgcatCCCAAAACCATGTCCACCCAATTAGaatgtatacatattatatgaCAAACTTGTAAACTGAAtgaattagaaataaatattgtactaGCTGGTGTTCGCCGCTTGCCAATTGCCGTTGCTGGCCGCTGGCGACTAGCCAATGCTAGCCGCTAGCCGCTTGCAGCGGCTAGCTGATGTTCACCACTGGCCACTCACCATCGCTCGCCGCTGGTGCCTAGCCAGTGCTAGCCGCTAGCCACTCTCCGTGGCTAATCTGCGCTCGCCGCTAGCCACTCGCCATTGCTCACCACTGTGGTGAATTCACTGTAatagtttataagtaatagtttATAAGgaatatttgtaatattaatttactaaataaaGAACCCCGTGTTGGTGTAGCTTCCCCAACTTAGGTGCATAGAAATAATGGTTAAAAGAAAAGATGAATGACACAGAGGACAGCTTAAAAGATAGAATAGAATGACAAAGAGAACAGAATGAACAAATGTAAATATAAGATAGAAAATTATAATAGTAGTAGTCAGATGGGCTTAACCCACAAAGAATGAAAGGCGACGTATGTGAGAAAGAAACAGTATGCGGAATGACAGTACGAGGGGTAGAAAAAGCGAGAACTGGAATGAAAGGACATAGTAGAAACAGGCTCCGATTATGTTGGAGgtatagaaagaaaaaaaaaaaaaaaaaaaaaaaaaaaaatagtagtcaGAGAGCATAGTATAAAAATCTCCTGTTCATCCACGATGCCGCTCAGAANATGCGGAATGACAGTACGGGGTAGAAAAAGCGAGAACTGAATGAAAGGGACATATAGTAGAAATAGGCTCCGATTATGTTGGAGGTAgcaaggattaaaaaaaaaaaaaaaaaaacctaaccttaactaacctaacctaacctaaccataaagtATATGTACAGACTGAGACTGTGTGCGCTCGAACCTTGTATCCCGAACTTGTGCCTGTGCAGTGGGAGCGGTGGTGACCATGGCCATGGCTCGCCACTTCGCGCCGCACTGTGGGTGACGGCCTTCGGCGTGGCTCGCCGTTTGCTCGCCGCTGCTCGCCACTGCTCGCCACTGCCTGCAAATCAAAGTGTGGAAAACACAAATATTCGTAACATtaaaaaacatgttaaataGATTAATATAATTAGGAATATAAGTtataaacaaatgtaatttgaaaattatataTGTTAGTAAATGAACCCTGTatatatagaaaataaaaatagcaatATGCCTTATTTCCCCAGtagtttttagaaaaataatagaTTAGCATAGGATAGATGGGAATCCCACCCATATAGGTATAAAAGGTATgatgaatgaaagaaagataCAGTATGAAGAATGAAAGTACGAGAAGCATGAAAGTGAGATCTGGAATGAATGTGGTAGATATAAAAAGCTCCGATCATGTTGGAggcacagagaaaaaaaaaaaaaaaaaaaaaaaaaaaaaaccttacctaacctaacctcgtCGTTGCCCAGGATGCACCAGGCCCAGACGCTACACTTTCCCACCCATGAGGTCAATGCCTCGGATAGTAGGAAGTTGTAACGCCCGAGCACGCGAGGAGGAATCCGACATTGCaccccaacctaacctaacctaaccacacAAAACACTTGCAAAAACACACCCTCATTCACACAAAAAAACCTCTTAAACAAAGACACACCCAGACGCGAAGTGTATACCAATAGCACGGAGCGCCCTGGAGTCCACTGGGTGGAGTTTAGTCCGTAGGCGCCTGGGAGAAATCCCCAGACGAGTCGGCATGCTGTCGGGACCGGTCCGACAGTATACTATAATTCTCCACCtccctcaaaaaaaaaaaaaaaaacctaacctaacctaacccataaAACGAAAGCTATGGTAATAACAAGAAATTAAAGTATGACACCCACTTCTGGCCATGCGGAGTGAACATTGCGCCATCTAGAGACATAAAGATCTTGGGCCTTTTAGTGGACGATAAGCTGACGTTCAGACTCACATGCCTCCAACGTCTGCCGCAAGGCAACAAACCTCTACAAGCAACTATCAAGAGCTGCAAAATCCACTGGAGACTAGAACAGAGTAATCAGGACGATATATACGGCGGTGGTGGAGCCTGTGTGATGTACGCGGCCGGAGCATGGGCACCTGCAACGAATAAACTAGGCATACAAAAACTGCTTAACGCGGTGCAGCGCGGCTTTGTGCAGAAGATTCTAAAGGCGTATAGAACGGTCTCGCTGAACTCTGCCCTTGTACTTGCTGGGTTACTACCCTTAGGTATAAGGATCCGAGAGGCCGCCTCACTGTTcgaggcaaaaaaaaaaaaaaaatgggtatTCGAGGAAGATAGGAGATGGTGAACTTCACCTTGTGGAGCAGACGAGGACGGAGTACTCATGCTTGGTGGAGGGCAGAGAAGAGAGCTAGAGTAGCAACGAGGGCCTTAAATATTTACTGATGGCAGCAAAATTGAGGGAAAAGTCGGTGTGGCACTGTCTATTTAGACTGATGGCGCAGAGACAAGGAACCGTAAATTTTAACTAGCAAACTTCTGCACCGTCTATCAGGCCGAGCTGTTGGCCCTGTCAGAGGCGGTAGAAAATTCTCTTCGGAGTGCGGTATCAAACTGCTCTATATACAGCGACTCCAGAGCCGCACTGGACACAGTGGCTAGCGGCGTTTCCCTCCACCCACTAGCAGTCACAATAAGAAGAAACCTTGCGATAGCCAAGGAACAGAGGAAATTGATTCGGTTCTTCTGGGTGAAGGCTCACGTTGGATTGGAGGGAAACGAGAGAGCAGACAAACTGGCTAAAGATGCCGCGTTAAAATTGAAGACAAAACCGATTTACGACATGTGCCCGGTATCATTCGTTAAGCGACAGATTCGGATGGAGTCGCTTGACGAATGGAACCGAAAGTATGTCAGGGGTGAAACGGCCTATCATGCTGTCCGAAAATTGAATTTGACGCAGTATTAGTGCAGGTAATGACGGGGCACGGTGGGTTCTCAGAGTACTTGAATCGATTCAAGTGCAAGGAGACTTGTGCGTCTGCGACCCGGAAGTTAGTGAAAGTGTGCTGCACCTGGTGGCGGAGTGCCCGCGTACTGCAAAGAAATGAAGAGAAATGGAGATGGAGCTAGAAATGAAATAAACGTTTAGAACAtccataaaatagtaaaaaataaagattttcggCAAAAGTTCCTTAACTTCTGTgtaaaaatagcaaaaattgcaataaacaaaaataaatcgacCTAAAAATTATGTGAACataatattttgaatattaatGTAAACCAATAGCGGGTAGATATGATTGTCCAATTCAATATTTCTCGATTGGACAGATCAAGGGCGTTgcctaatttattatttaaaaaatacatgtctTCGTGTTAGTCAGTAAGTGTTACTAATTTAGATATAAGTCAACGGCTACTAACATATAATGGATCTCTACGGtctgaaataaagaattttattattttatattattattataaacataagCCAAACAGGATGAGAAGTTAACATAGCACGTAAGCAGTAGGATAAGGATATAGTAAGTAGAAAACATAATTAATATCCAGACTTGTAGTATtacaaaatagaaaattaagttGTATTAGATAATAAGAAAATGTTAATAGATAACACCTCTCCATATAGGTGTAgtagaaactaaataaaatgcGATTGTCATAAGTTGAGTTGACGAAATAAATGTAACTAGAAGCGACTTTCGCCATCGCGTCCCGCTGCTCGCCATTGCTCGCCGCAGTGGCGGGCTGTGGCAACCCAAAACATGGGCTCGCCATTGCTCGCCGCTGCTCGCCGCACTGGCGAGAAGTGGCGACCCTCGCCGTGGTTCGCCGCGGCTGGCCACTGCTCGCCACTGTCTGCCGGGCCTAGCTGAAACATGGTTAAAACTCATAACAGTTGATTACacaaaaagtagaaaaataaaCTTAGAAATAGATAAGAACAAAAATGATTATGTAAACTAGCAGATAGACCTATACATAGTaacaaataatgtaaattagaTAGTAAGAAAATGTTAATAGATAACACCTCTCCATAAAAGAGTAGCAGgaactaaataaatgttataaagaactaaaataattgtaactatatattataagaaaaattgtaagtaaatacaaagaaagaaaataaaataaaaagagaaaaataaaggCTCTGACTCACATGTCAGAggatttaaaaaagaaagacaCACACCGTTTTTTAGGCGGTGCGAGTCCGTCACTGCCTGGGTCCTCCCTTCCCAGGCGTGCATAAGGCATTTTTTTCGGtgtgtcaataaaaaaaaaacctaacctaaccaaacctaatattttttttttttgcggtgGGAAAAATCTTTACGCACTATTCCTGCGCCGTGGGGACAACGCAGGGGGTGTATGGGACTCTCCTCTCCCCCTCCTTCCTTCTAATTGGAAGGAAGGGGGGAGGCCTACCCATTAAAAACCCACCGGTATTCCTTCACCAACCAAGTGTGCGGAGACCATGGGAGCACTGGGAGACACCACGACATCCGCTGGCCGGCCCGGTCTAACCGGGTCCTCCTCTCCATGAGGGGGGAATCGGGAATATTTGATCCCCCCCTAACACTTGTGGGCCGTTATTGCTAATAGAGGAGCCCCTATCCCCCACTAGCCGGCGCCACCGTCGGGTAATAGTGCAGCNNNNNNNNNNNNNNNNNNNNNNNNNNNNNNNNNNNNNNNNNNNNNNNNNNNNNNNNNNNNNNNNNNNNNNNNNNNNNNNNNNNNNNNNNNNNNNNNNNNNNNNNNNNNNNNNNNNNNNNNNNNNNNNNNNNNNNNNNNNNNNNNNNNNNNNNGATATCAGACCCCATATTTCTGGCATTGTGGGCCgcagatgaaaaatatttatattaggtACAGTATAATAATGCTTCAAATAATTCTGACGATTTTTAAAGAGTTTTTAAAGAGTCGAAACCCACTTTACCAGGACTTGAACTCATGACCTTCTGCTGGAAAGGGCATTGacaaaaccactaggccacggcttttaaaaaaatgcttgtaaaaaTGACACTCCCATTATTTCTAACGTATTGAGTGTACATTCAATTACTGACTTATAAATAACGGCTAAAAGTTTGAGGCGGCTGTACATGTCTGTTCACTTAGTGGTTCTGCCTCGTGTCACTTTTAGTTTACAACTCGCAAATGAGACGAGACAAACCACTTTTAGTTTAAAGGGcttataagaataaaaaaacaaaagccaaTATTTTAGTGATCCGACACAGTTCATCAAAGAGTAGGTACACCTCTAGCAGTACACTGTCACTCCTCATAATAGAGCCCTAGTAGGCACTTCGCCATCGCTACATACTTTATACATCTCCAAATTGACCCGCAccaagcggtttgcttcatctttcataatgcgatcTGCTAAGGaaggaattcgctcccgtcgtctgtatttccggataaatacaatctagggctcttcaaggctgagtgaataggctgttactgagccagtgagatacaccttaagcctcatctgcacttaacatcaggtgaataggggtcaatcacggtcagttttatgtaaaaaataaatatcctgAGCGGCAAATTCTGGCCctaaaatgtatgcagaaaaggtaattttgtatgaagggtgagCCAAAATTTGTGCCACTGAACGTGGATATGGCTATGGTCGGTAGATCtcatgtttaaaaatatctttgtgGGTTCTTACTCACTTCcttgcaataaaataattaattgattcatCTCCTTACATGtttaaagtattaaattatattgtaacggataactcacgtcttaaaccgagtgctcctgagaagaagggctagcccgaaacatgacgagctaaactcggtttaagacgtgagttatccgttacaatatcaatatcgtgagtctcacggtagtttcatgcttAAAGTACTTAACCGTCGGATCCCctgtaaaattttgatattgtccCATGTAATTTGTAGATCACACAACATGTCATACTGATTCAATTACAGATCAAGTGAATAGTTGTTTTTCCGTCA from Choristoneura fumiferana chromosome 25, NRCan_CFum_1, whole genome shotgun sequence carries:
- the LOC141442542 gene encoding uncharacterized protein — its product is MLHTPPIRRGKKAGDTADEPKAGPSEATRPPNVRKSIENIERATNMRTSPTAPAHRSLPEKPPSPKTPTKTQHQIIGTATITKARRNPLTPTPIRTSNEDSTLYPNRAAEAKSIYRKGLENLARFQNLRKDVRLEIKKALDRLYELTKTEPAPVVRNLEMELARESGKRKVDSTTQTDATQNKADPNRTSAVSPQPPNSNPEHLITAIEKHAQLLLENTNKIKEFQTQLEKQREVTERAPTATYADVAATQKQSRSTLHSVIVTSADETETGEEVLNKVRHAVDAKEGWVRVEKVRKAKDRKVVMGFGTTEERDKVRKRLETKDLIVEDVKNKDPLLVLRSVLALNTDDDIAKALRNQNKDVFRGLDEEDGRMAIKYRRRTRNPHTNHVVMSVSPTIWRRVLETGSVHIDLQRIRVEDQTPLMQCTRCLGYGHGKKFCNESVDLCSHCGGPHLRGECTEFLANVPPNCKNCTRNGLEHAEHNAFSHDCPIRQKWDSIARSTVAYC